In Erinaceus europaeus chromosome 10, mEriEur2.1, whole genome shotgun sequence, one DNA window encodes the following:
- the LOC103125144 gene encoding UPF0729 protein C18orf32 homolog, producing MVCIPCTVIPVLLWFYKKCLEPYIYPLISPFVSRLWPKKAMPESNDKNKGKGDYKDAGINGLTTRGTAEISDKKKH from the coding sequence ATGGTGTGCATTCCTTGTACTGTCATTCCAGTTCTGCTCTGGTTCTACAAAAAATGCCTGGAACCATACATCTACCCTCTGATTTCACCTTTTGTTAGTCGGCTGTGGCCTAAAAAAGCTATGCCAGAatccaatgataaaaacaaaggcaaaggAGACTATAAGGATGCAGGCATAAATGGATTAACAACCAGAGGGACAGCAGAAATAtctgataaaaagaaacactga